ATTATGAAGAAGTTATGCATAAATTCGATATGACAATGGAATGGTTAGCAGGTCTATATTTAAATACATTAAATGTAATCCACTATATGCATGATAAATATAGCTATGAACGTATTGAGATGGCACTTCATGATACAAACGTTCTTCGCACAATGGCAACAGGTATCGCTGGATTATCTGTAGTAGCTGACTCTTTAAGTGCAATTAAATATGCGAAAGTAAAACCAATTCGTGATGAGAATGGTATCGCAGTTGACTTTGAGATTGAAGGGGACTTCCCTAAATACGGTAACAATGATGATCGTGTAGATGAAATTGCCGTAAATCTTGTGAAAACATTTATGAACAAGCTTCGTAAACATAAAACATATCGTAATTCTGTTCATACAATGTCAATCTTAACAATTACATCTAACGTTGTATACGGTAAGAAAACTGGTAATACTCCAGATGGTCGTCGTACTGGAGAACCATTTGCACCAGGCGCAAACCCAATGCATGGTCGCGATACAAAAGGGGCATTAGCATCACTACTATCTGTTGCAAAACTACCATATGAAGATGCGCAAGATGGTATTTCTAATACATTCTCTATTATTCCGAAAGCACTCGGTAAAGAAGATGATGTACAAGTACGCAACTTAGTATCTATGCTTGATGGCTATGCAGTAAAAGAAGGACATCACTTAAATATTAACGTATTTAATCGTGAAACATTAATGGATGCAATGGAACATCCAGAAAAATATCCACAATTAACAATTCGTGTATCTGGTTACGCTGTTAACTTTATTAAATTAACTCGTGAACAACAAATTGATGTAATTAACCGTACAATGCATGAAAGCATGTAAGTGAAAAAAATCCGTCCCTCTGCTCCTAATTATATAGCAGAGGGAGGGTGTTTCAATAAAGGAGGAAGTAACATGGTAAAAGGTAGAATCCATTCTGTAGAATCTTGTGGTACTGTTGATGGCCCAGGAATTCGTTATGTCATATTTACACAAGGGTGCTTATTACGTTGTCAATACTGTCATAATGCTGATACATGGGAAATCGGTAAAGGAAAAGAAATATCAGTTGAAGAAGTGATGCAGGATGTGATATGTTACCTTCCTTTTATTGAAGCTTCTGGTGGTGGCATTACAGTTAGTGGTGGAGAACCGTTACTACAGTTAGAATTTTTAATTGAATTATTTAAAAAGTGCAAGGAAGTCGGCATTCATACAACAATTGATTCTTCTGGAGGGTGTTACTCTGAAGAACCAGAGTTCCAAAGAAAATTAGATATTTTAATGGGATATACAGATTTAGTTTTATTGGATTTAAAACATATTGATTCAAAAAAACATCGTAAATTAACAGGGAAACCAAACGAACATATCTTACAGTTCGCTCGTTATTTATCGGATAAAAAGAAACCAATCTGGGTAAGACATGTATTAGTTCCTGGCGTTACAGACAGTGAAGAGGATCTACAAAGATTATCCAGCTTTATTCAAAGTTTATCCAATGTAAAGAAAGTTGAAGTTTTACCATATCATAAACTTGGTGTATATAAATGGGAGGCACTTGGACATAAGTATCCACTTGCGAGTGTAGAGCCTCCTACAGAAAAAAGTGTTGAAAATGCTAAACAGATTTTACAAGCGGTCTAATCCAAATGTTGGATTAGGCTTTTTGCTTTCTGCATAATAAAGCCTAGAGTATATGCGAAAAAAAGAGTATACTGAAAATGAAATATCCATATTTTTGTAAGGGGATAATGGAGAAATTTACATAATTGTAAAGGGAAATCTAAATAGTAACAAGAATTAAGAAGTAAAAGAGAGAGTATCATGGAATATAGAACGTTTGTAA
The DNA window shown above is from Bacillus clarus and carries:
- the pflA gene encoding pyruvate formate-lyase-activating protein, translating into MVKGRIHSVESCGTVDGPGIRYVIFTQGCLLRCQYCHNADTWEIGKGKEISVEEVMQDVICYLPFIEASGGGITVSGGEPLLQLEFLIELFKKCKEVGIHTTIDSSGGCYSEEPEFQRKLDILMGYTDLVLLDLKHIDSKKHRKLTGKPNEHILQFARYLSDKKKPIWVRHVLVPGVTDSEEDLQRLSSFIQSLSNVKKVEVLPYHKLGVYKWEALGHKYPLASVEPPTEKSVENAKQILQAV